The genomic DNA TCTTGCACGTCCGGTTGTGAAGACTGCAGCAGGAAAGGTTTCGTTAGAATACGACGAGTGAAGAGCACCGCTCCGGAAAACCAGCATCGCCCCGATCTCCAAGAACGCTCCAGCTTCGAGTGCTCAGACTGTGATGCCATTCTGGCCGGAAAACCCCtcggcctcctcctccagacaCCTCCTGATGCACGCAGGTCCGGGCCCGGAGCACTCCGCTGTTGTTATTCCAGGACATCAGTCCATAATATGAAACTTCCCCAGAGGCCATTTCCCCATCTCGGCAGCGCGCCAGGAATCTTAATTAGCGACTAAACAGTACTTGTTTGAGTTGATTGGAAAGTTTACTTTGAACAGCTGCATCGGGGTAAAGGGATTGGCCAATGGCCCAATGTCATGCCCCTCAGCGGATCAAACTGTTGGGTGTGTTTTCACTGCTGATGAACAACACcgctgattgattgattgatgaagTGTAAACTATAAATATAAATTGCAGTGCTCGACAGTTGAAGTTGAATGACATTCCAAGTTGAGAGGCCtagattacattttatttatgtaaaatacATCGCTGAAACTTAAAATAGTCTTGTCTGTTCTGAAGATGATGGCAGTGGTGATGGTTGTGAAAAAGGTCCATCAGCATCTAGGTGAAGCGTCTCATGATTCAGCATGTCTTTGGCCTGGACATGGCGCGCTGGGTGGGTAAGAAAAGACATTAGTCATCACCACTGACACCAACAACTGGGTCTGACTTTGACAAGGTACTTACTGCCCATttgacacattttatttgcaGTCAGATTTCAGTGAGCTTAGAGACTGAAAAACTAATTTTTTGTTTGAATCCAGCCCACCCCCCAGAACAATTCTTTGTCCCAATTTGCACCTTTCCTCTGACTCTTGGTGGCACACTGCCTAGATAAATACGTAGATGCCAAACATGGATGTCCAATTATAGGCCTGGACTAGCACATCACTGACACTTCAGAAACCTCACATCATCTCACGCCAGTTTAGCTGAGCACTGTGACTTTTCAACACAAACAATGCATtcattccccctcccccttccctgaAATGCATGGCAGTTTTACCTACATTTGGAAGCTAtatttcattttacaaataTAAAGTGTGTCAGTATCTCTAGAAAGCTCGTCGTCCTTGAGCTAAACTATGGAAAGGAGTTCCCTATTTAATGCAGGTTTCACTGTGCATGTAAGTTAGCAATAATGTGCCAGAATGACATTGTGAATATTCTTGAACCAAGTATTCATTTAGTAAAATAGCATGTGaatgatgcacacacaagctttaTAGAATACAGTATAAGTCTGAGTTCAGAGCCAATATTTCATGTATAGTGTGGTTTTGCACTGTTTGCTGTATGTATCATGGTAAAAGACCTTTTTAAAAGCTTCCCTAATGTCTAATTATATGATGACACTGGTTGCCACCCACAAAAAATATCTACTCCCTGTGCAACAACAGTTACTCAAATGTGGAAATGTGCATAGgtcagtgtatgtatgtctgtctgtattctTTTGTCCTTACTGGGTGGCAGTAGCTAGACATGTATTCAGAGCACATGGTCCTTCGTGGTGCTGCCGTGTGTTGGATGGCTACCCATGGACGTGTCACCTTGGCAGGGGTGAAGTTTTTGCAGGTACTCGGAGGAAACACCCGCTGCAGGAATCCAAACTTATCCGCATACTCCGTCACAAAGTTCAGATGCCTGGAAAGGGGAACGATGGCACCACGTTTGAACAGCAGTGGGGGAAATGATGAATGTTTAAATTGATTTCTGGTCTATGAATAAATCTCATCCCACATAATGAATAGGTTTCATCCTCCAACTCGTGTGAGTTAGTGCTAACTATTACTGTTTGGTTAAGACGCTATTAGCCATGTCGCTAGCTAACTGTTGTCTCATTGACTTGACAATTTCCCGAAGTCCAGAAAGAGAGGgtacctgtgttttttttcggGGTTAGGGAGCTTCGAGAATGGGCTTGTTGTCGTCCTGCTGGAGGCTGAGGAAGCTCTGCCTGTAGCTGGTGTACTCTGGAGGAGTCCCTACAGAATggacataacacatacacaactacAATCAATGGCAAGCTCAGTCACCTGTTTCCATAGGTAAACTGCATTGATGCACCCCCCTCTAGTGGTAGTTCTCAGGATTACAGGATGTTTGCAATTCCACACCTTCATTTCCTTAACCCACTGCTTGTAACCCGGTCAGAGTCAAATAACTCACATTTACTCTTGGTCTGTGATCTGATTTAAATCATATAGAGCAATAATCAACCATGTCTCCAAACACAATAACATGCTGCTTGCAGTACGTGTGGCTAGTTGGCTTGAACCACTTCATGCTTTCATTTGAATGGAAATTTAGATTTTGAGACCTACTTACTGCATCAGGTGAATATTGCATATTAAGTCAGAAAAGAAGCAGGAGATGGCAAATTCAGCGACAtgaacttgtgtgtttgtgagtgtggaaAGAGGCTGAGTAAGAGATACTACGTGTGGTACCTCAGCGACAtgaacttgtgtgtttgtgagtgtggaaAGAGGCTGAGTAAGAGAGATACTACATGTGGTACCTCTGAGGGTGTAGGTGGTCAGTGAAGCGCAGCGCTGATTAAGCAGACGCTGCTGCTGGTCTATGGCGCGCGCCTCCCGTAGGAACTCCTCATAGGTGGTGAGCTCGGGCTTGTCCTCGACTTCCTGAGGCTGCACCACAGCACCTAAACAACACCGGCAGAAAAAGGGGCAGAAATAGcaaatgctttatttttttaaagtgagcAAACAGTTTTTATATCTGTCGTTTTCACTGCAGAGTGAGGGATCAAAACAACGTTACTCAAGTCAGAGCAGTCTTCAGCACTTGATAGGCAGAACCAATATCTCAAGCTATTTGCCTCTCTGGCGTACTTGGGTTTTCTGTGGGACTCGACGCACAAGCTCGTCTCCAGAGTGCAGTGTCATCACGGAGGCCCTCAGGCGGTCAGCCGTGACTCATAATCTCCATCTCCGCTACTTCCTCCTCAAACTGTTTCATTTCCCCCAGCTAATGCATTTACAGACAGACCACATTACCCAGAGATGCGCACTAATGGTCTCGCATACAAGTTTCCTCTGATCTTGTTGTAGATGGCTGACACTGATATCTAGTATATATCCAGCTGCCACATGGCTTTGGTCTATAAGAAATTATTTATGGAATCTTATAGTCAAGTAGGGTTGGATGTCTTTGCCCAATTGCTCAGTATACCCTCGATGTAATTATTACTGTGGGTTTTTTATCTGTCCAGTAGCCATTAGGTAATGATAGGGGCAAGGCCTAAATAACTGTCACGGGCTCTTAGGGTAACCATACATCTGTCAAACGGTTCCTCCGACAATTTGACCAAGCTGGAAATGAAAGATGAAGGTTGCGATGAGTCATCGCTTGCTATTGATGGGTTACTGTGGGGGATGACTGATCTTTTTAGCATGGCCGACTAGACGCAGTCATGTCCAACAGGCTGCTGGGGAAGGTTAGTGTACCGACTGAGTATGGGGTGACAGCCATGATATCTAGCCTGTGTGGATTATGTTCCCTACTTTACCTTCTCCACTGCCAATTTGTGGCAGCTTGTCCGTGGCCTTCATGGTGTCCTTGGCAACTGGTGCCGTTTCCTTTGCGACAGTGATGTCTGACCTCCATGCCTCTTTGACGGTGGGGCTGAGGGAAAGCTTGGCTGAAGAGGAGGTGCGGGTGGGCGCGGAGGCTGATGCTAATGGGGGGCTGGCAGTCGAGCTGGTGGTGGAGGCGGCGGGAGGGGAGGACCCAGCAGTCAATTTGCTCCCCTTGGCAGGGAGCAGAGGGGTGTCCTGGCACTCCGTTTGAGGGGGAGTGGCAGAGGGCCTCTCGTTCACAGTTGAGAGGGTCCCTTGGTCCTTTTTGGCCTCAGCAGGCACAGGCTTAGGGTCTTTCTCCAGTACAGAGACCACCAGGGACTTCCCCTTCTGTGAGTGAAAATAAATGTTGATCTAGCTTAATGCTAGTCCCAAGAACTGGTTGGAGGATACACATTTACTTTtgattaacatgacaacatgTCTCTCTGTGACCTTATAAGAAGGAAGGTGAAATTCAATAACTTCTGTAACTATGCAAAACTAAAAGACAAATTGCACTCTTTCTGCAATCATTTTTTTGTAATAGAACAACGAAAACATAAATCTTAAATACATATCTGTTAAGCATCTCAGACCACCATCTTTCTCATTAACTGCTAAAAAGGCTCTGGGCTGATGCAGACTGAGAAGGATTCAGAAGTACCTGAGTGAAAGAGGAGTCTCCATACATACTGTTTGTAGTCCGGTAGCAGTACTTGCGGTACCTGGCCCAGGTCTCCTCATTTATCTAAAAGACAAAGGAATGGAGAaccatgggtgtgtgttgggcacAGACTGTTGGCAGACTTCAACCTGAATAACACGTgttgatggatggatagatgactTCAGATTTGTTCAGAGTTCTAAGTACTTCTGACACTTCCAAAATGTCGTGTTATTAAAACGACTCTCAAAGGGAAAGGCAGGTTACTTCTAATCTGATGTCCTTCTGAATTTCTATAAAACGACAACAAGGATAAACCTTTATTACTAGCCACAGAGAACCTGAAAGCTGCGGGGGGATACTGGTTGGTGTGGGCacactgaagaggaagaggtggtgGACTGGCgcaggaaaagggaaaaaaagggcACCATCTTCCTGTTTATGTACGGATGGAAATTGTATTGCCCAACTAATACCCCTTtctgagaaacaaaaacaacttttcCAAGAAATCTAGTGGATGATTTTGTACCAAGTACCACCTGAAACTGATTCCATTGTCATTTGCTCTGTTGTTGTAAGCTAGTTAGTCTGCTAGCATAGTGTAGTTTAACACTGGGCCACAGCTCCCTTCTGCAGTGCAGAGGAATTCATAAACAAATCTTATCCCTGTCGTCTGCTCAAACTGGTCAAACCTCACGCGGGATATTCAAGACCTCTTCATCATTTCACATTAGTTTGGGCTATGGAGCCTACCTCTGTGCAGACAGCTTGGTGCACACAGGCTCAATTTGAAGGGGGAATGCATACCATTCCCTTTGTATTCATGATAATAATGTATgatcattctttttttataaaCACATTAACCACTGTGTGCGCATATGACTGTCACCCTTACCTTAGGcgggggagtggagtggaagcTGGGCTTTTTCTTGGGCAGGCAGCGGAACTGGTAGACCTGCAGTGAAGCCTCCGTGTAGGGCCTGTAGTCGGCCCTCTGGGTGCTCTGCATCATCCCACCTGGCTGAGGATGACCAGTGAAACCAGGgaccaggaagagagagggtagaCAAAATAGAACAGAGAATGAATATGAGGCGGAGCAGAGAGAGTAAGGAGGGCACCAGACAGGGACCACTCACCTTTTGGAAAATTTCTCCTCAGACTTTAGTTGTACAGGATATTGTGAGTGAGACAAATAGATATTTTAATCAGAAAACACAGTTAATTGTACATGTGCAAATGACTCGATTGTATTCTGAATACGTACGACTTGCACTGTGTACTAACTGACCCTCCTATTCTTAAAGCACATCACACTATGTCTGTTTGGATAAATAAAAGGAAAGGTCCAGTAGTAACAACTTTTAACATGGACCTTTCAGAACAATTAGTCTTACTGTATCACTTAAAATATCTTTACTGGCTAACTGAACAGAGTGAATAAAGGTCACACCATACCTTCCATTGTCTCAAAGTGGAACTCATCTATTGAATTGTGACTGCTGTTATAGGCAGTCTTGAGCCTTCACGTGTTGCACTTCCAGTAAGTAAGTATGATGTCCAGCTCAGGTCTGTTTGATATAAAGTGGCCTTCACTTTACCCTCTGGGGCCTGAGTAGAATATTGGTGCAATGATGTCACAATGTTTTGGACTGGCTGCCTGTTGTGACTATCAGATGTTTGGCCACAAGTCATGATGTCATAACATTCTATCATGATACTGCCATTCTAGACAAGCAGTTATTTTCCAGTAACTGTTCCTTGCTTTTATGGAATCTTTTGAAGCCAAAACCACCTGTGCCCTATTAAACAACCACAAAAGTGATGTAAACGGTTTATTAGAAGAAAAGTTGTTTTGTTGATGAGACTTGTCTGTACAGGAGGTTAAATTGGCATATCAATGTTGAAAACAGTTGAATattactaattaaaaaaaaacatagaaccTTTACAGTGAACAGTGTTTTACAACAGTATCACTTTCTGAGCTGACATCTATTTCGAGAAATAATAAAATACTTTAAAAAGCATAATAATATCAACACAAACTGATTCAGATTTGTTGCAAATCACTTCATATTGTTTCATGATCAATTGCTGTATAATATGATGACCAGCCCCTTATTAAGGAACGAGATCCAGGGCTCAAATGGCATACTCATCGGTTCAGGTCAGGTGATTACTCAGTCAAAATAATTACAATGAAAATCTATGCAGCCCTCCCAGTCATTTCTTTCCATAGGCTGAGAATGTTTACTGCTGGTCAAAGTCAGTAATTTAACTGACTTCCGATAAGATTATTTCCCTTATTATTACTAGTTGGTAAAACTATGCTTGTAGAAGACGTTGACGTTAGCAGCATAGTCCAGTGGAAGTGCTGCACCGCTGTTCTGCCCACCCAGCTTGGCGCCACCCAGGGCAGACGACTGGCACAGGGTCATCAGGCTGTACCCACGGAAATGGCCCCCACTGCAACCTTTCGCCTGCGCCAGTACGTCAGTGAAACCTGCCGGTGTGAAAACCACAGGCAGCATGGGTTCCTGTTATGCGTGTGTCATTTAATTTCAAAGGGTTCATTATGTGGTATATACATATCCTGAGCCTAGTCTCGGTATCACATATAGTACGGGTTGTGCCTGTGCAGATATCTCAA from Clupea harengus chromosome 18, Ch_v2.0.2, whole genome shotgun sequence includes the following:
- the LOC116224560 gene encoding uncharacterized protein LOC116224560, with the translated sequence MSSTLRQWKPGGMMQSTQRADYRPYTEASLQVYQFRCLPKKKPSFHSTPPPKINEETWARYRKYCYRTTNSMYGDSSFTQKGKSLVVSVLEKDPKPVPAEAKKDQGTLSTVNERPSATPPQTECQDTPLLPAKGSKLTAGSSPPAASTTSSTASPPLASASAPTRTSSSAKLSLSPTVKEAWRSDITVAKETAPVAKDTMKATDKLPQIGSGEGAVVQPQEVEDKPELTTYEEFLREARAIDQQQRLLNQRCASLTTYTLRGTPPEYTSYRQSFLSLQQDDNKPILEAP